The DNA region ATTTCTTTTGTTCACGTCCAGGAAGTTCGATGTCGAGGTCGTAAAGACGCTGACCATCGACCAGTGCAACTCGCATTTCTTCTTGCTGAGTCGCATTGATTAACATACGTTTCATTATTAGTATTACTCTCGTTTTATAATCTAGCGCAGCCGAGAGCTTAGTTATCGAAGGCGAATGACAGGATCAATTAAATACACCGGACCGCCGTACCTTTAATGCCAGTACGTGAAACCCGTGTAATATCTTGAAAACAAAACCAATTTTTGGCTTCCTTGATAGATTGCGCTATCAGTTACTCAGACATATTAGTTTAACTATGCAGTTTAACCCTGAAGTTTAACTATCCATGTCCGAGCCTATTAATTCCTGCGGACGGCTCAGCTTTGATTTATAAGGATCATCGCTTGTGAGTCTTACGTTCGCTTGCTTCGATATCTTTGCGTATCGACTGACGCTTATAGTCAGTTAAAGGCTTGCAGCTCAATGTCTTACTCTAAAACCTGATTGCTTTAGAGGCTGCAAGTAAAAATCTTGTGTTAGAAGGCATTTATGCCTTTTTCTCATAACTAGGCAAATATAGCAGGGAAGCGAGATCTCATCAATTTATTTATCATTTAATGCTACAATGCTGGCTTGTTAAATCACTGATTTGAATAAAGTTTAATCATTTTGAATAAAGTTCAGTTTATCACTATCGACGATAACCACTGCGGACAGCGGATCGACAACTTTTTGGTCACCTTTTTGAAAGGTGTTCCAAAGAGCCATATCTATCGAATTCTTCGTAAGGGTGAAGTGAGAGTTAATAAAAAGCGGGTGAAGGCGCCTTATAAACTAGAAATTGGCGACTTGATCAGAGTTCCGCCGGTAAGGCTCGCCGAATCTGAAGAAAAGCCAATCAACGTGAACCTGGATCAGGTCCAAGCTCTTGAGCGGCAAATAATTTACGAAACTGAAGGGTTATTGGTAATTAATAAGCCCTCTGGCATGGCAGTGCATGGTGGTAGTGGACTGTCATTTGGCGTCATTGAGGCATTACGCCAACTTCGACCTGATGCTAGGTTTTTAGAGCTCGTTCATCGCCTTGATCGCGACACCAGTGGCTGCCTTCTTGTTGCCAAAAAACGCAGTGTATTGCGCTTCTTACATGAGCAATTAAGAGATAAGAAAATGCACAAGGAATACGTCGCTCTTGTTAAGGGGCGTTGGCCCAAACGCACACGTCGGGTCGATGCACCATTACTTAAAAATACACTAAAGTCAGGCGAACGAGTCGTTAAGGTCGACCCTGCCGGTAAGCCGTCGATAACCGACTTTTCAATTGAACAAAACTTTGAAGGGTTAACTTTGGTTCAATGCAGCCCGGTCACCGGAAGAACTCATCAAATTCGTGTACATGCTCAGTTTGTTGGTTGTCCAATTGTGGGCGATGCGAAATATGGCGATCAAGAAACGGATCAAATGCTTAGAGAAAAGTTTAACTATTCGCGTTTGTTTTTACACGCACGCAAGTTAACCTTTAAAGAGAAGCGTGACAGTAAGCCGATTACTGTGAAAGCTGAATACGATGAATCGTTAAGTCAATTATTAGAGAGGTTACGTTGATCGAAATTCGTCATCTGATTTTTGATTGGGACGGAACTTTAATGGACTCTGCACCGCGAATTGTATCTGCGATGCAAGAGACCGCGCGTCGCCTAAATCTGAGTGTGCCGACTGATCATGAGGTAAAACACATTATCGGTCTGAGTTTAGAAAAAGCGTTTGATTGTTTATTTGGTCAATTATCAGAAGACTTAGTTTCCGCTTTGTATAGCGAGTATCGGTTTCAATATGTTGAAGGAAATCATATAGCAACGCCTCTGTTTGACGGAGCAGAAAGTATGCTGAAACAAGTCAAACAATCAGGGTATTCACTTGCGATTGCAACAGGCAAAGCTCGAGCTGGTTTAGAAAGGGTACTTGCAGAAACACCGATCCGTTGTTTATTCAATGATTCAATTTGTGCTGATGAGGCCATGAGTAAACCTGAGCCGGATATGCTTCTTCAATTGCTCAAACGCAATCAGTGGGATAAGCAGCATTGCTTAATGATAGGAGACACCACACACGATATTGCGATGGCACAAGCGGCGCAGATAAAAACGGTCGCGGTAAGTTACGGTGCTCACAGTCTTGAAGATTTATCGGCGCTGCAACCCGATTGGTTGATCGATGATATTGGCCAACTTAAAGAAGTACTAAAAATAATCTAAAGCGTGTTCACTCTCTGGCTTTAAATAATTGAACGGTTATAAACCCGGATTGTGCGCTACTTAAGCTATTCGGCATTGCCAATCAACAGAGGGTTTAAGCCCAAGTTAATCAGCCCCTTGGTAACGGAAATAAGGGGTAGACCTACCAATGCGGATGGATCGTGTGTCTCGATGCTATTAAAAAGTGAAATGCCAAGCCCCTCGCATTTAAAACTACCCGCGCAATCAAACGGTGATTCCAAGGCGACATAATTCTTGATTTCTTGGGATGTCAAAGTTCGAAAATTGACTTTAGTGACATCTAAATGGGTAAAGGTTTGTTGTGTTTGGGTGTTTTGCATAAACAACGACGTATAAAATTCAGCGGTCTTGTTAGACATATCAGTAAGCTGAGCAATGGCGTTTTCAGCTGTGTGAGGCTTGCCGAGCATTTTATGGTTGCAATAAGCAACTTGGTCTGACGCGATAACAATGGAAGGCTCTTCTAAACGGCCTATTTGAGTGATGACTGCTGCGGCTTTTTCTGCAGCCAGTCGAGTTGCCAGTTGCTTAGGATCTTCACCGTTAACTGGCTTTTCGTCGATGTTTGGAGCGATTGATTGGGCTTTTAAGCGAAGTTGTCGCAGTAGTTGTGCTCGATAAGTGCTGGAGGAGGCTAAAATTAAATTCATATTGAACATTAATAAAACACTTTAACTTATTGATTGTTAATAATAAATGGTTTT from Pleionea litopenaei includes:
- a CDS encoding HAD family hydrolase; translated protein: MIEIRHLIFDWDGTLMDSAPRIVSAMQETARRLNLSVPTDHEVKHIIGLSLEKAFDCLFGQLSEDLVSALYSEYRFQYVEGNHIATPLFDGAESMLKQVKQSGYSLAIATGKARAGLERVLAETPIRCLFNDSICADEAMSKPEPDMLLQLLKRNQWDKQHCLMIGDTTHDIAMAQAAQIKTVAVSYGAHSLEDLSALQPDWLIDDIGQLKEVLKII
- a CDS encoding Maf family protein, with product MFNMNLILASSSTYRAQLLRQLRLKAQSIAPNIDEKPVNGEDPKQLATRLAAEKAAAVITQIGRLEEPSIVIASDQVAYCNHKMLGKPHTAENAIAQLTDMSNKTAEFYTSLFMQNTQTQQTFTHLDVTKVNFRTLTSQEIKNYVALESPFDCAGSFKCEGLGISLFNSIETHDPSALVGLPLISVTKGLINLGLNPLLIGNAE
- the rluC gene encoding 23S rRNA pseudouridine(955/2504/2580) synthase RluC, whose amino-acid sequence is MNKVQFITIDDNHCGQRIDNFLVTFLKGVPKSHIYRILRKGEVRVNKKRVKAPYKLEIGDLIRVPPVRLAESEEKPINVNLDQVQALERQIIYETEGLLVINKPSGMAVHGGSGLSFGVIEALRQLRPDARFLELVHRLDRDTSGCLLVAKKRSVLRFLHEQLRDKKMHKEYVALVKGRWPKRTRRVDAPLLKNTLKSGERVVKVDPAGKPSITDFSIEQNFEGLTLVQCSPVTGRTHQIRVHAQFVGCPIVGDAKYGDQETDQMLREKFNYSRLFLHARKLTFKEKRDSKPITVKAEYDESLSQLLERLR